Proteins from one Fervidicoccaceae archaeon genomic window:
- a CDS encoding DUF367 family protein — protein MSVECNEIELFVLRFSEDSPSASTGVKLYRLGLARRIGLERASKIRGIFLDPFSSIPISREDLSYARSIIVVDRSWNVLERERRMPLRTGKGTRRRLPFLIASNPINYAKAYKLSSVEALAAALFILGCEERAKELMSKFKWGQNFFSLNGRLLERYRNSLNLHDLLRAEEEETEKFLGGDMRGEGSS, from the coding sequence TTGTCAGTTGAGTGCAATGAGATAGAGCTCTTTGTTCTGCGATTTTCTGAGGACTCTCCATCTGCCAGCACCGGAGTGAAGCTGTATAGGTTGGGACTTGCAAGGAGAATAGGTCTGGAGAGGGCATCAAAGATCAGGGGAATATTTCTGGATCCTTTTTCTTCAATTCCAATCTCCAGAGAAGATCTATCCTATGCGAGAAGCATAATAGTTGTTGACAGATCTTGGAATGTCTTGGAGAGGGAGAGGAGGATGCCTCTGAGGACGGGGAAGGGTACTAGGAGGCGGCTGCCTTTCCTCATAGCATCGAACCCAATAAACTATGCTAAGGCCTACAAGCTCAGCAGCGTCGAGGCACTTGCCGCTGCTTTATTCATTCTGGGATGTGAGGAGAGAGCGAAAGAGCTGATGTCAAAGTTCAAATGGGGACAAAATTTCTTTTCTCTCAATGGAAGATTGCTAGAGAGGTACAGAAATTCCTTGAATTTGCATGATTTGCTGAGGGCAGAGGAGGAGGAAACTGAAAAGTTTCTTGGAGGTGATATGAGAGGTGAAGGTTCTAGTTGA
- a CDS encoding SagB/ThcOx family dehydrogenase — translation MTKIRLPLPRKLTAMSVEEALLLRRSVRSFLDDPLTLDELSLLLWAAGGRVGKEENRRTAPSAGATYPLLILCFVGPNSIVGGQRIDAGVYRYEWKDHSLEMIIEGDRRKELARAALGQRFIYEAPISIAIFADYSKTTRYYGERGYRYVHMEAGHVGENIYLMATALNLGTVAVGAFDDEEVMRITGIKELPLYIFPIGRPRLNERRTLEADEMLMQR, via the coding sequence TTGACCAAGATAAGGCTTCCTCTTCCAAGAAAATTAACAGCAATGAGTGTTGAGGAGGCTCTTCTTCTTAGAAGAAGTGTTAGGTCTTTCCTGGATGATCCGCTTACTCTAGATGAGCTTTCTCTCCTGCTCTGGGCTGCTGGGGGTCGTGTAGGGAAAGAAGAAAATAGGAGAACTGCTCCAAGCGCCGGGGCAACATATCCATTGCTGATCCTCTGCTTCGTCGGACCGAACTCTATTGTTGGAGGTCAGAGGATTGACGCTGGAGTCTATAGGTATGAATGGAAGGATCATTCACTGGAAATGATTATTGAGGGGGATCGCAGGAAGGAGCTCGCTAGAGCAGCTCTTGGCCAAAGGTTCATATATGAAGCCCCGATTTCAATTGCCATATTTGCAGATTATTCGAAAACGACTAGATATTATGGGGAACGCGGCTACAGATATGTTCACATGGAAGCTGGGCATGTTGGTGAGAATATCTATTTAATGGCCACAGCTCTCAACCTGGGAACTGTGGCTGTTGGCGCTTTTGATGATGAGGAGGTTATGAGGATAACGGGCATTAAGGAGCTGCCTCTGTATATATTTCCCATTGGAAGGCCTAGATTGAATGAAAGGAGAACTTTGGAGGCTGATGAAATGTTGATGCAGAGATAG
- a CDS encoding MFS transporter: MERATSRELALLVVFLGVMMSAIDSTIVILAIPTIVDELHTNLEMAGWLIMIYIIVISSLSAQLGRLGDNVGRSKVYNLGFLIFTVGSALCGASPNMNFLLAFRSIQAIGGAMMQSTSGAVIADHYPPNLRGRAFGYTSIGWNIGSTLGIVLGGFITTALGWRYIFYINVPLGIIALFLGTRYLKAGERIRRKFDIPGTITMILSLILISLGSSEIAGVGVTMQSAVLILLGIIIFALMIFIIEPRQEMPIIDTKAFRNRLLTAAILASFFQSMGYISISFILTMYLQGIRGLTPFQTSLLLVPGYLVASAIAPFSGRLSDRIGSRIPATLGIGMMMISILFYLTALSPSTPFSTIVLASIIGGVGSALFYPANNSAIMANASKGYYGGASGIQRTLANVGMLLSYVLAISVSSLSIPRQLAFQIFMGTSSIIGGLATGFMMGMKAAFGVSMAVLAASMILSALRGKEMRGSE, encoded by the coding sequence ATGGAGAGAGCAACAAGCAGAGAGCTAGCCCTTCTCGTGGTTTTTCTAGGAGTTATGATGTCTGCCATAGATAGCACCATAGTTATCCTTGCAATTCCAACCATCGTAGATGAGCTTCATACAAACCTTGAAATGGCAGGCTGGCTCATAATGATATACATAATTGTTATTTCCTCTCTAAGTGCCCAGCTTGGAAGGCTAGGAGACAATGTAGGTAGGTCCAAGGTATACAACTTGGGCTTTCTAATTTTCACAGTTGGCTCAGCCCTATGTGGTGCATCTCCCAACATGAACTTCCTTCTGGCATTCAGGTCTATTCAGGCTATTGGAGGAGCCATGATGCAATCTACTTCTGGAGCAGTAATAGCAGATCACTATCCTCCTAATCTCAGAGGAAGAGCATTTGGATACACATCCATAGGATGGAACATAGGATCCACTCTTGGAATAGTCCTCGGAGGCTTCATTACAACAGCGCTCGGATGGCGATATATATTTTACATAAATGTTCCTCTGGGCATAATTGCCCTTTTTCTGGGAACACGGTATCTAAAGGCTGGAGAGAGGATAAGGAGAAAATTTGACATTCCTGGAACAATAACAATGATACTTTCCCTCATTCTCATATCCCTTGGAAGCTCTGAAATAGCTGGAGTTGGAGTCACGATGCAGAGCGCAGTTCTCATTCTGCTCGGCATCATCATCTTCGCGCTAATGATATTCATTATTGAACCTAGGCAGGAAATGCCCATCATAGATACTAAGGCATTTAGAAACAGGCTTCTAACTGCCGCAATTCTTGCTTCATTCTTTCAGAGCATGGGCTACATCTCCATATCGTTCATATTAACTATGTACCTCCAGGGCATAAGAGGGCTAACACCCTTTCAGACATCTCTCCTTCTCGTTCCAGGCTATCTCGTTGCCAGCGCAATAGCACCGTTTTCAGGCAGGCTCTCCGATAGAATAGGATCGAGGATTCCGGCAACACTTGGTATAGGAATGATGATGATCAGCATTCTCTTCTATCTGACAGCACTTTCCCCTTCTACCCCCTTCTCCACAATTGTTCTGGCATCAATCATAGGAGGAGTGGGATCGGCTCTCTTCTATCCAGCAAACAACAGTGCAATAATGGCAAATGCATCAAAAGGGTATTACGGAGGTGCCAGTGGAATACAGAGAACTCTTGCTAACGTTGGAATGCTGCTTAGCTACGTTCTAGCAATAAGTGTTTCTTCCCTCTCCATTCCCAGGCAGCTCGCCTTCCAAATCTTCATGGGAACTAGCAGCATCATAGGCGGACTTGCTACCGGATTCATGATGGGAATGAAGGCCGCATTCGGCGTCTCAATGGCTGTTCTAGCAGCATCCATGATTCTCTCTGCTCTCAGAGGTAAGGAGATGAGGGGAAGCGAATAA